A genomic window from Nematostella vectensis chromosome 9, jaNemVect1.1, whole genome shotgun sequence includes:
- the LOC5518179 gene encoding testis-specific serine/threonine-protein kinase 3 encodes MWFTLVAFVLWLLCLALYVALGWKKLLDMRNSRLTQPESPDEDERTYELHKVASRDGDDIATYLCRQGYELGSILGKGAYAEVKEAYSNKLGRNVAVKIIEKAKLSSKSFNKFMRREVEALRQVDHKYVISLIEVLESSKRFYLVLELAQNGDLLQLLQKKKQLHENEARKIFKKIVKGVLHCHRKGIAHRDLKLENILLSRKNEPIISDFGFARYVGGSSDTCMTRPRSNTFCGSYAYAAPEILQGIPYDATSSDVWSLGVVLFAMVTGRFPFDDQDRRQLLRHTLAGKFSYPKGSARLSDQLKELVKNMLTADIKSRLTLEEVYDHPWIRGAKHVTSKVSRDKTHSFALVSDTMSRE; translated from the exons ATGTGGTTCACGCTCGTCGCTTTCGTTTTGTGGCTTCTCTGCCTCGCGCTCTATGTGGCGCTTGGATGGAAGAAGCTACTTGACATGCGCAACTCGAGGCTGACGCAGCCCGAGTCACCGGACGAAGACGAGCGGACGTATGAGCTGCACAAAGTCGCGAGTCGAGATGGCGACGATATTGCAACGTATCTTTGCCGACAGGGCTACGAACTTGGCTCGATTCTAGGCAAGGGGGCTTATGCTGAGGTGAAGGAGGCGTATTCAAACAAGCTTGGAAG AAACGTTGCCGTCAAAATCATCGAAAAGGCGAAGCTTTCCAGCAAGAGCTTTAACAAGTTTATGCGGCGCGAAGTCGAGGCTCTGAGACAGGTAGACCACAAGTACGTCATCAGCCTCATTGAGGTGCTTGAGTCAAGTAAGCGGTTTTACCTCGTGCTGGAACTTGCGCAGAACGGCGATTTGCTCCAACTGCtacagaaaaagaaacaattgCACGAAAACGAGGCGaggaaaatatttaaaaagatcGTCAAAGGAGTCCTGCACTGCCACAGAAAAG GTATTGCTCACCGTGACTTGAAGCTTGAGAACATTTTACTCTCTCGGAAAAACGAGCCAATCATATCCGACTTTGGTTTCGCGCGTTACGTGGGCGGGTCATCCGACACGTGCATGACACGTCCACGGAGCAACACCTTCTGCGGGTCCTACGCCTACGCCGCTCCGGAGATCTTACAAG gtatcccatatgATGCCACTAGCAGTGACGTTTGGAGTCTAGGCGTGGTTCTCTTTGCAATGGTAACTGGGCGTTTCCCATTCGACGATCAGGACCGGAGGCAGCTATTGCGTCATACCTTAGCTGGCAAGTTCTCATACCCGAAAGGCAGTGCGCGCCTCTCGGACCAGCTAAAAGAGCTAGTCAAGAACATGCTGACGGCTGACATCAAATCGAGGCTCACCCTGGAGGAGGTGTACGATCATCCCTGGATCCGAGGCGCCAAACACGTGACCAGCAAAGTTTCCCGAGACAAAACCCACTCATTCGCACTGGTCAGCGACACTATGTCACGGGAGTAA
- the LOC116601926 gene encoding uncharacterized protein LOC116601926, with translation MSSSEPEPKAEPRQTPESEPEPELVPNTSAEPRSDLECYSEPESVGEPLPEWSSAINEWGFAWEFYQYALGGIFILIGLLSLVLVVKLKTSHSFRQKKAHVVNLVLLILFGVTRGLSLCIDINHSRGISPRAAVNLLWGLGQPCIITAYTLVFVVLRNAMMLKQRFQNWYTNRNIALTTVPYFCFVFVAEITVAYVATKSWLTFACQLLYVLTSLLLLAFYTYIAVVLWKKLQGANGSPATRSRLRPIFTTCCAAIIGGTLLCATNIYGLCGVYGVFSTATSVAAWPWLWFNMVQRLLEIGLSLLLLWVLAQKDVSSSGNNEMASSSRHTGDDVIVVRTYKRAQHSLQTQSTRTESVN, from the coding sequence ATGAGCAGTAGCGAGCCTGAACCGAAAGCCGAACCGCGTCAAACTCCAGAATCCGAACCAGAACCAGAACTGGTCCCAAATACTAGTGCTGAACCCAGAAGTGATCTCGAATGTTACTCGGAGCCGGAAAGTGTCGGCGAACCGCTTCCCGAGTGGAGTTCGGCTATTAATGAGTGGGGCTTTGCCTGGGAGTTCTATCAGTACGCCCTTGGCGGAATATTCATTCTCATAGGTCTACTCTCGCTTGTCCTTGTCGTCAAACTCAAGACGTCCCACAGCTTTCGGCAGAAGAAAGCACACGTCGTAAACCTGGTTTTGTTAATCTTGTTTGGGGTAACGCGAGGTCTTTCCTTGTGCATAGATATAAACCACTCGAGAGGAATTTCACCCAGGGCTGCTGTCAATCTATTATGGGGCTTGGGTCAACCTTGTATTATAACCGCTTACACTTTAGTGTTTGTAGTACTTAGGAATGCTATGATGCTTAAACAGCGATTCCAGAACTGGTACACCAACCGCAACATCGCACTTACCACTGTACCATACTTTTGTTTTGTCTTCGTAGCGGAGATCACAGTAGCTTATGTAGCGACCAAATCCTGGCTAACCTTTGCATGCCAGCTACTGTACGTCCTAACCAGTCTTCTCCTGTTAGCTTTTTACACTTACATTGCTGTAGTTCTTTGGAAAAAGCTTCAAGGAGCTAATGGCTCGCCAGCGACAAGATCGCGACTCAGGCCAATATTCACGACATGTTGCGCAGCGATTATCGGTGGAACTTTGCTTTGTGCAACGAACATCTACGGACTCTGCGGAGTGTACGGAGTGTTTTCAACTGCGACTAGTGTTGCAGCATGGCCTTGGCTTTGGTTTAACATGGTTCAGCGGTTGCTAGAGATAGGCTTGAGTTTACTGTTGCTCTGGGTTCTTGCGCAGAAGGATGTGTCGTCTTCAGGAAATAATGAGATGGCCTCGTCTTCCAGACACACTGGTGATGATGTGATTGTTGTCAGGACTTACAAACGCGCCCAGCACTCTTTACAGACGCAGAGTACTCGAACAGAAAGCGTGAACTAG
- the LOC5518180 gene encoding proline-rich transmembrane protein 4-like has product MAEPGHVSNSSQSSEPARVFPEPEPEWEQAIDLWGTVVWGFHQYGIGSLFFLLALSSLGSIIRTVASKRESKQKMVSLVLLALGTVYGTARGISLCIDAYSHKKALPAFVENLLWGIAQPCLVTGYTLFFIVVRNALTLKGRFQAWFTTRNILLVGSLPYLGIVIISELLVTFAPSHAIVSFVCQLIYTVINFALSLFYFTLARQLNFKFGTNNRAAQRASGRRMVFFRCACVAVAAGGLALSAAQVYAMSGEFSVFSRARFVAAWPWFGFNTAVRVLELYLSVVLLVLASYQGNRSAVEEAREGN; this is encoded by the coding sequence ATGGCAGAACCAGGTCATGTGTCGAACAGCAGTCAGAGCAGTGAGCCAGCGCGTGTTTTTCCTGAGCCTGAGCCAGAGTGGGAGCAAGCGATAGACCTCTGGGGAACTGTAGTTTGGGGCTTTCATCAGTACGGCATAGGATCACTCTTTTTTCTCCTTGCGCTCTCTTCCCTCGGTTCTATCATCAGGACCGTGGCAAGTAAACGCGAGTCGAAGCAGAAGATGGTATCGTTGGTATTATTGGCGCTGGGGACCGTCTATGGCACTGCGAGGGGAATCTCACTCTGCATCGACGCGTATAGTCACAAGAAAGCACTGCCCGCGTTTGTGGAGAACTTGCTGTGGGGGATCGCGCAGCCCTGCCTTGTGACAGGCTATACGCTATTCTTTATTGTCGTCAGAAATGCGTTAACGCTCAAGGGAAGATTTCAGGCGTGGTTCACTACCAGGAATATACTTCTTGTGGGCTCGCTACCTTACCTTGGAATCGTCATCATCTCTGAGTTGCTAGTAACCTTCGCCCCATCACACGCCATCGTTAGCTTTGTTTGCCAGCTTATCTACACCGTAATAAACTTCGCCTTGTCTCTATTCTACTTCACCCTTGCGCGACAGCTTAATTTTAAGTTTGGTACCAATAATCGAGCTGCTCAAAGGGCTTCTGGGAGGCGAATGGTGTTTTTccgttgcgcatgcgtggcgGTAGCCGCTGGAGGTCTTGCTCTATCCGCGGCTCAAGTTTACGCCATGTCGGGGGAATTCAGCGTGTTTTCCCGCGCACGCTTTGTCGCCGCCTGGCCGTGGTTTGGTTTTAATACTGCAGTGAGGGTTCTTGAGCTGTATTTATCCGTGGTTTTGCTAGTGCTGGCCAGTTATCAGGGAAATCGAAGCGCGGTTGAGGAAGCGAGAGAGGGGAACTAG